The stretch of DNA GTTATTATCGGTTTTTTAATGGGGGCATCGTCCGTCATTTTAGGCTTACCTTTTTCTAATATTGCATTTGTTACCTTTCCGTTTATCGGTTTTTTCTTACCGATTATTTGGATAAAGCAAAAGGCGAAAGAACGTCAATTAAAGCTAAGGCAAGACTTACCGGACTTTTTAGATACAGTAACGATTAGTTTACAAGCCGGAGCAGGGCTAGATCAAGCGATTAAAGAAACAATTAAGCATTTCCAAGGCCCTATTAGAGAAGAGTTTTCTAGGCTAATGAGTGAAATTGAACTAGGAATGCCGCGAGAGCAAGCATATAGCAATATGTTAAAGCGCAATGACAATCCAGAATTTCAAAACTTTATTAAAGCACTAGTACAAGGAACAAGATTAGGGGTACCGGTATCGACGACGTTTCATATACAAGCAGAGGAAATTAGAAAAATAAGTATTGAGCAAGTAAAAGAAAAGGCAGCGAAAGCTTCGCCGAAAGTAACGTTAATTACATCCTTTATCATTGCACCGACCGTAATGATGTTAATTTTAGGGTTAGTTGTGTTGAATTTA from Sutcliffiella cohnii encodes:
- a CDS encoding type II secretion system F family protein; translation: MDSFILISVILIWLFILIGIVNIYKYSIEKRELKEYIEEVTTEAFYFGKEKKTSRVSKVIARLSKYADDFSNLGERINFFSETQDLEETLKKAGYPHQLTVARLQGLKIVFVIIGFLMGASSVILGLPFSNIAFVTFPFIGFFLPIIWIKQKAKERQLKLRQDLPDFLDTVTISLQAGAGLDQAIKETIKHFQGPIREEFSRLMSEIELGMPREQAYSNMLKRNDNPEFQNFIKALVQGTRLGVPVSTTFHIQAEEIRKISIEQVKEKAAKASPKVTLITSFIIAPTVMMLILGLVVLNLVYGDNSILDAL